The genomic stretch GGTTTAAGAACAAAGGAGTGGATTGATCCACGAAAAATGAACCTTTAGAAGATGACCTAGGTGATTTGTTCCGGAGTGTCGTCTCTTCTTCTACTGACAATAAAAAACATACAATTTTATCTTCCAGTTCTGTGAGAATGGATCCCGAAGTATCCAGCAAAGAAGAAACCACAACTTTATTGTCGGTGAATCCATATTGCTTTTTGAAATTTTGGTTCAATAACTCCTTGACGTGAGAGAAAATCAAATCAATCATCAACTGGAAAATTTAGAAGTATAAAAATCCAAAACAAAAAAAGTGCTTTGGGTATTAATTAAAGTAACTCTAATTTATAAAAATTTTGTTTAAAACAAGATTAAACGAAGGAAATTACAGATATGCTTAGTAAGTTTATATATAAATTTTAATGTACAAACGATGCACATGTATAAAATATTGTTTTTGGTACTTGCAATATCACTCTTCATCATCTTTTTTATGTTTAAAAAATATTTTTCAGCACAAGAGATTTTTTTGAGAAAATCCATCGAGCAATTGGAATTTGAGAAAAAAGTCCTCGAGAACAAGTTTGAAAAAATCACTGAGGCGTTTCAGAAAACAGAACAAGAACTGCTTGCCAACAACCAAAACAAGCTGCAAATTCAGGAACGCCTAGCGTCAGCTACAGAGGAGAACAAGGCTTTGAGAACCGTGATCAAGGAATTGCAAAAACAGCAATCCCATAACAAAGACGATATCATAATAGAGTACACTGCTAAAAAGTAAGCAGCTGTTGTGTCCTCAATGAAGAATGCTCTTTCCCTCTTTGATTCTTTCCAGTCGGATGGCGAGATTAAGATCCTCCTGAAGTATCGTCCTATCCCCTCTTTCCAGTGTTTTCAAAAGACAGAAATGCAGTATATTAATGATGGCGGCGGCAGTGAGTTCGTGTTGCTCAGCCAAATCCGACAAGTCTATGGAAGGATCGTAAGCAAATTCCCCGAGTAGAGCAGACTCCCATAATGTAAGCCGCTGGTAATAATTCGGGATATCAAAATCTATGACAAGTTGGAAACGTCTAAAAAAAGCCTCATCGATATTGTTTTTGTAATTGGAACATAGGATTACCAGACCATTAAAATCCTCTACCCGCTGAAGCAGATAGGAAACCTCCTGATTGGCATATCGATCATGTGAATCCGAAGTCTGGCTTCTTTTTCCAAAGAGCGCATCCGCTTCATCAAAAAACAGTATCCAGTTTTTGTTCTCGGCAAGATCAAAGACCTTGGAGAGATTTTTTTCCGTTTCTCCTATATATTTGGAGACTACTAGAGACAGGTCTATGCGATAGACATCCAACTGACAGCTCTTTCCAAGCAGCGTGGCTGTAAGCGTCTTGCCGGTTCCCGGAGGGCCTGTGAATAAAGCACGGAACCCTGGCTTGATTCTTCTCCCGAATTTAAACTCTCTTTTTAGCTTATGCCCTTGTATCAGCCAATTTTTAATCTCCTTGACTCCCTGTATCACCTCATCTCCTATAATAAGGTCTGACCATTCCTGCTCTGTTGTGATCCTCTTGGCTGGGAAATCCACATCAAAATCAGGTTGGAACACCTCCCCTGTTGTCAACAGGGCGAGGTATTCCTTTGATATTTTCAATATACCACTCAGAAAAGGCTCATCCTTGGAACTACTCTCAAGAGAAAGGATTCTTTCCTTTGCGAAAAAGTGCGAAGCGCCGAACAACCCCAACAGACTAAACCGCTTATGAAGATCAGAGCCCGCCAGCAGGAATATAGCTGTCTCTCCTGTAGGCAAGAATCCCCGGTGCTTTTCGCCCTTTATACCGCCAAATTCAGTAAAAGGAGAATCATAAGTCTGGTTTTTAATATAGAGTATATCCAGCAAATGGGGCTTTATATGAGGCAGGAGAGCCAATACCAGTATCAGCCTTTCCTCCATGCCCATGTGATGGGTTTTGACCAAGCGGGCATAATTGGAATCAGAGCCAGAGAAATCGGGGAGCGTGATCCGTGCCAGGTCAGACTCCTCCTGAGTTTGTTCAAAAGTGATTTTACCCCTGATCAGGAGAAGCTCCTGAAACCAGTTCAGCTCTAATTCAAGACATTCAGAGTTGGATAGATTAGTGACAGACATCCCGCATAGTTAAATTAAACACCTTTGTAATTTATGGATTTAAATGAAAATGAATATGCACCTAATTAAATGACCTTCTGAATTCCAGCGGTGACACTTCTGTTTTGGTTTTAAACAATCTGCTGAAAGATTGAGCGTAATCAAAACCAAGCTGATAGGCAATT from Algoriphagus sp. NG3 encodes the following:
- a CDS encoding ATP-binding protein, coding for MSVTNLSNSECLELELNWFQELLLIRGKITFEQTQEESDLARITLPDFSGSDSNYARLVKTHHMGMEERLILVLALLPHIKPHLLDILYIKNQTYDSPFTEFGGIKGEKHRGFLPTGETAIFLLAGSDLHKRFSLLGLFGASHFFAKERILSLESSSKDEPFLSGILKISKEYLALLTTGEVFQPDFDVDFPAKRITTEQEWSDLIIGDEVIQGVKEIKNWLIQGHKLKREFKFGRRIKPGFRALFTGPPGTGKTLTATLLGKSCQLDVYRIDLSLVVSKYIGETEKNLSKVFDLAENKNWILFFDEADALFGKRSQTSDSHDRYANQEVSYLLQRVEDFNGLVILCSNYKNNIDEAFFRRFQLVIDFDIPNYYQRLTLWESALLGEFAYDPSIDLSDLAEQHELTAAAIINILHFCLLKTLERGDRTILQEDLNLAIRLERIKEGKSILH